The following are encoded in a window of Phragmites australis chromosome 22, lpPhrAust1.1, whole genome shotgun sequence genomic DNA:
- the LOC133904678 gene encoding OBERON-like protein, with the protein MGTSSGANFHQQPPSQGMLPPRHGPRPTGLQTSLSLASSEQVGSLDTQEPGSNSDPGHDSATESASSRDTWPVEPNQSNGGAAAGAVNKADKEKEVSNGVSKLQVVCGASRVGGRLLREVARERVDLVAEKMKVLPEEHLEGIKNELRSILEGSGGSHHIEEFMYLQKLVQDRADLTPSMLSMAHHVQLEILVAIKTGIQAFLHPSVTIPQSRLVEVFLYKRCRNIACQSALPAEECRCNVCANRNGFCNLCMCVICNKFDFEVNTCRWIGCDFCSHWTHTDCAIHNGQIGMGQSVKSSTGHAEMLFRCRACQRTSELLGWVKDVFQQCAPGWDRDALLRELEFVCKIFRLSEDPKGRVLFRKCAELIERLRNTPADSINPRMILQALQELEMDSPKNSENDDSGRLITPQEACNRIAEVVQEAVRKMELVAEEKMRLYKKDRLAVEACDRELEEKVREAQELKAEQLRKKQQVEELESIVRLKQAEAEMFQLKASEARQEAERLQSIALAKSERAEQDYASMYLKRRLEEAEAEKQFLFEKIKLQENRMPSLASSSRAGVDPAQTLMLSKIQDLLKNVRSMPTKSEGH; encoded by the exons ATGGGGACCTCTTCCGGCGCGAATTTCCACCAGCAGCCGCCATCCCAGGGGATGCTGCCGCCTAGGCACGGTCCGCGTCCCACAGGGCTTCAGACCTCACTCTCGCTGGCCTCGTCGGAGCAGGTCGGCTCGCTGGACACGCAAGAGCCCGGCTCCAACTCTGACCCTGGGCATGACTCCGCCACTGAGAGCGCCAGTTCCAGGGATACGTGGCCTGTGGAGCCAAATCAGAGCAAtggtggtgctgctgctggtgctgtGAATAAGGCGGACAAGGAGAAGGAGGTGTCAAATGGTGTCTCCAAGTTGCAAGTTGTCTGCGGAGCCTCCCGTGTTGGCGGGAGGTTGCTGCGGGAggttgctcgggagagggttgACTTGGTCGCCGAGAAAATGAAGGTTTTGCCAGAGGAGCACCTGGAGGGGATCAAGAATGAGCTCAGGTCTATTCTGGAGGGCTCTGGGGGTTCTCACCACATTGAAGAGTTCATGTATCTGCAGAAGCTTGTCCAGGACAGGGCTGATTTGACACCATCCATGCTTTCAATGGCTCACCACGTGCAGCTGGAGATCCTTGTTGCAATTAAGACTGGAATACAGGCCTTTTTACACCCAAGCGTTACCATTCCCCAGAGTCGGCTAGTGGAGGTCTTCTTGTACAAGAGGTGCCGGAACATTGCTTGCCAGAGTGCTCTCCCTGCTGAGGAGTGCAGATGCAATGTATGTGCTAACAGGAATGGCTTTTGCAACCTCTGCATGTGTGTCATTTGCAACAAGTTTGATTTTGAGGTCAATACATGCCGCTGGATTGGGTGTGATTTCTGCTCTCATTGGACGCATACGGATTGTGCAATTCACAATGGCCAGATTGGAATGGGGCAATCAGTGAAGAGCAGCACTGGCCATGCTGAGATGCTTTTTAGGTGCCGAGCTTGCCAAAGGACCTCAGAGTTGCTGGGTTGGGTTAAGGATGTCTTCCAACAATGCGCTCCTGGTTGGGATAGGGATGCTTTGTTACGGGAGCTTGAATTTGTTTGTAAGATATTCCGTTTAAGTGAGGACCCAAAAGGGAGGGTGTTGTTCAGGAAATGTGCAGAACTGATTGAAAGGTTGAGGAACACTCCTGCTGATTCCATCAATCCTAGGATGATACTACAGGCGCTCCAAG AGCTTGAGATGGATTCTCCAAAGAACTCTGAAAATGATGATTCAGGACGCCTGATCACTCCCCAGGAGGCCTGTAATCGCATTGCAGAGGTAGTCCAAGAAGCTGTAAGAAAGATGGAGCTTGTTGCCGAAGAGAAAATGCGACTCTACAAGAAGGATCGTCTTGCTGTGGAGGCCTGTGACCGGGAGTTGGAGGAGAAGGTCAGGGAAGCGCAGGAGCTCAAGGCTGAGCAGCTGCGCAAGAAGCAGCAGGTAGAGGAGCTTGAGAGCATCGTCCGGCTGAAGCAGGCCGAGGCTGAGATGTTCCAGCTCAAGGCGAGCGAGGCCCGCCAGGAGGCCGAGAGGCTCCAGAGCATCGCCCTTGCCAAGTCCGAGAGAGCTGAGCAGGACTACGCCAGCATGTACCTCAAGCGGCGCCTGGAGGAAGCGGAGGCAGAGAAGCAGTTCCTCTTCGAGAAGATAAAGCTCCAGGAGAACCGTATGCCCTCGCTGGCGAGCAGCAGCAGGGCTGGTGTCGATCCCGCGCAGACGCTGATGCTGTCCAAGATCCAGGACCTCCTCAAGAACGTCCGCAGCATGCCGACTAAGTCGGAGGGGCACTAG